In Aequorivita sp. H23M31, a single window of DNA contains:
- the metG gene encoding methionine--tRNA ligase — protein METPENSASVTPSATANRYTITAALPYTNGPVHIGHLAGVYVPADIYARYQRLQNKDVAFICGSDEHGVPITIKAKKEGITPQQVVDKYHKLIKDSFAEFGISFDNYSRTSAEIHHKTASEFFRKLYDDGKFVEETTEQLFDEEANQFLADRYIVGTCPKCGYEEAYGDQCEKCGTSLNATDLINPRSVISGNKPVMKETKHWFLPLNEYEDFLKDWILVNHKKDWKTNVYGQCKSWIDDGLRPRAVTRDLDWGIPVPVEGAEGKVLYVWFDAPIGYISSTKEWAEREGKNWEDYWKDEDTKLLHFIGKDNIVFHCIIFPSMLAAEGSYIFPNNVPANEFLNLEGNKISTSKNWAVWLHEYLEDFPNQQDVLRYVLTANAPETKDNDFTWADFQARNNNELVAILGNFINRVMVLTDKYYDGIVPEPGEFSEVDEQTLKEMKAYPDVIASSLERYRFREAQAEMMNLARLGNKYLADEEPWKTIKTDEARTKTVMYVALQISTALAVLSEPFLPFTSEKLKNMLNVTLSPSTALGTGSVEGSLGWNDISSKSDLLKPGHKVGKAALLFSKIEDEQVEAQLNKLKQTKMDNTVSNQENNSTEEPKVTPQKETIQYEDFAKLDMRVGTIIEAEKMPKADKLLVLKIDTGLDVRTIVSGIAESFTAEEVIGKKVTVLANLAPRKLRGVESQGMILMTEDADGKLVFMNPDTSTPLSASSVDNGATIN, from the coding sequence ATGGAAACACCTGAAAATTCCGCTTCTGTCACTCCTTCCGCGACAGCAAATAGATATACCATTACTGCCGCTCTGCCATATACAAATGGTCCTGTACACATAGGTCATTTAGCTGGCGTGTATGTCCCTGCAGATATCTATGCGCGCTACCAACGTCTGCAAAATAAGGATGTAGCCTTTATCTGCGGAAGTGATGAGCACGGTGTTCCCATCACTATCAAAGCAAAAAAAGAAGGTATTACACCGCAACAAGTGGTGGATAAGTACCATAAGTTGATAAAGGATAGTTTTGCGGAATTCGGCATATCCTTCGATAATTATTCGCGCACCTCGGCAGAAATTCATCATAAAACGGCTTCGGAGTTTTTCAGGAAATTGTATGATGATGGAAAGTTTGTAGAGGAAACCACAGAGCAATTATTTGATGAAGAAGCCAATCAGTTTTTGGCAGATCGTTACATCGTTGGTACTTGTCCAAAATGTGGTTATGAGGAAGCGTATGGCGACCAATGTGAAAAATGTGGAACGAGCCTAAACGCCACGGATTTGATAAATCCAAGAAGTGTGATTTCAGGGAATAAGCCTGTGATGAAGGAAACCAAGCATTGGTTCTTGCCATTGAATGAATATGAAGACTTTTTAAAGGATTGGATTTTGGTGAACCATAAAAAAGATTGGAAAACCAATGTTTATGGACAATGTAAAAGCTGGATTGACGATGGTTTACGACCCCGTGCAGTAACTCGCGATCTGGATTGGGGAATCCCGGTGCCGGTTGAAGGCGCGGAGGGAAAAGTGCTCTACGTGTGGTTTGATGCACCAATAGGTTATATTTCTTCTACAAAAGAGTGGGCAGAGCGTGAAGGAAAAAATTGGGAGGATTATTGGAAGGATGAGGATACCAAACTGCTGCATTTCATCGGAAAAGACAACATCGTTTTTCACTGTATCATTTTTCCATCCATGCTTGCTGCCGAAGGAAGTTATATTTTCCCGAACAATGTTCCGGCCAACGAATTCTTGAATCTTGAAGGAAATAAAATTTCAACCAGTAAAAATTGGGCGGTCTGGTTGCACGAATACCTGGAGGATTTCCCAAATCAACAAGATGTGTTGCGCTACGTTCTTACGGCGAACGCTCCTGAAACCAAGGACAATGACTTTACCTGGGCCGATTTTCAAGCAAGAAACAACAACGAATTGGTCGCCATTCTAGGGAATTTCATCAACCGAGTTATGGTTTTGACGGATAAATATTACGATGGAATCGTTCCAGAACCCGGAGAATTTTCTGAAGTTGACGAACAGACTTTAAAAGAAATGAAAGCCTATCCCGATGTAATTGCAAGCTCTTTGGAGCGCTACAGATTTCGCGAAGCACAGGCAGAAATGATGAATCTGGCACGATTGGGGAACAAATATCTCGCCGATGAAGAACCGTGGAAAACCATTAAAACCGACGAAGCGCGTACGAAAACGGTAATGTATGTAGCTCTTCAGATTTCTACTGCCTTGGCTGTTTTGAGTGAACCGTTTTTGCCATTTACTTCAGAAAAATTAAAAAACATGCTCAATGTTACCCTGAGCCCTTCGACTGCGCTCGGGACAGGCTCAGTCGAAGGGTCTTTGGGGTGGAACGACATTTCCTCAAAATCAGATTTACTAAAACCTGGACATAAAGTTGGAAAAGCCGCACTTCTTTTCAGCAAAATAGAGGACGAACAGGTTGAAGCACAATTAAACAAATTGAAACAGACTAAAATGGATAATACAGTAAGTAATCAAGAAAATAATTCTACGGAAGAACCTAAAGTAACACCACAAAAAGAAACAATTCAATACGAGGATTTCGCAAAACTCGATATGCGCGTGGGAACAATAATAGAAGCCGAAAAAATGCCGAAAGCGGATAAACTTCTGGTGTTGAAAATCGATACCGGTCTGGACGTTCGAACCATCGTTTCAGGTATTGCAGAGAGTTTTACTGCTGAAGAAGTTATTGGAAAAAAAGTGACTGTATTGGCAAACTTAGCTCCAAGAAAACTTCGTGGCGTGGAAAGTCAAGGAATGATATTGATGACCGAAGATGCTGATGGAAAATTGGTTTTTATGAATCCTGACACTTCGACTCCGCTCAGTGCGAGTAGTGTTGATAATGGGGCAACCATAAACTAA
- a CDS encoding Tex family protein — MQDSLISFITSQSQLPKKSVENTVKLLNEDATIPFISRYRKELTGNLDEVQIGEIVKLKEQFETLEKRKVAILKSLEEQSVLTEELQRKIEEATELITLEDLYLPFKKKRKTKADTARENGLEPLAKIIMSQSRNLGDSEISSLAMKYVNGEINSEEEALEGARHIIAEWINERTDIRNMLRRELERHSVISTKVVKKMEDEEKAQKFKDYFDWTESLSRIPSHRFLAILRATSEGFIRQKIEIDGEKALSHIEERVVKSNDAASKQIKLAIEDSYKRLLFPALSNETLAAAKEKADETAINVFTNNLKQLLLGSPLGEKRVLAIDPGFRSGCKVVCLDAQGGLLHNETIFPHPPKSDTIGAMRKISSLADAYKIEAIAIGNGTASRETEQFIKRIHFKNPPQVFVVSEAGASIYSASKIARDEFPNYDVTVRGAVSIGRRLQDPLAELVKIDAKSIGVGQYQHDVDQTKLQKSLDNTVELCVNSVGTNINTASIPLLSYVSGIGPKLAENIVNYREENGAFTSRSEIKKVPRLGEKAFEQAAGFLRIRNGKNPLDNSSVHPESYSVVSKMARDEGVEMEKLIGNKALLQKIKLEKYISEKIGLPTLKDIITELEKPGLDVREEAKVFTFNQNVKSIRDLREGQLLPGIVNNITNFGCFVDIGIKESGLIHVSNLADSFVKDVNEHVHLHQQIVVKVLDVDVDRKRIQLKLHKLNGD, encoded by the coding sequence ATGCAAGATTCTCTAATTTCTTTTATTACTTCCCAAAGCCAACTTCCTAAAAAAAGTGTGGAAAACACTGTCAAACTTTTAAATGAAGACGCCACTATTCCCTTTATTTCCCGGTATAGAAAAGAATTGACCGGAAATCTGGATGAGGTTCAGATTGGGGAAATAGTAAAGTTGAAAGAGCAATTTGAAACGCTAGAAAAGCGTAAAGTTGCTATTTTGAAATCTTTGGAAGAACAAAGTGTTTTGACGGAAGAACTTCAGAGAAAAATAGAAGAAGCAACCGAATTAATTACTCTGGAAGACCTCTACCTCCCATTTAAAAAAAAGCGAAAAACAAAAGCCGATACCGCTCGGGAAAATGGATTGGAACCCTTGGCAAAAATAATAATGAGCCAATCCCGAAACCTCGGAGATTCTGAAATTTCTTCACTTGCAATGAAGTATGTGAACGGAGAAATAAATTCCGAAGAAGAAGCTTTAGAGGGTGCACGCCACATTATAGCTGAATGGATAAACGAGCGAACGGACATTCGGAATATGCTTCGTCGGGAATTGGAACGTCATTCCGTTATTTCAACTAAAGTTGTCAAGAAAATGGAGGATGAGGAAAAAGCTCAAAAATTCAAGGATTACTTTGATTGGACTGAATCTTTGAGCAGAATTCCGTCCCATAGATTTTTGGCAATACTTCGAGCCACTTCCGAAGGATTTATCCGCCAGAAAATAGAGATTGATGGTGAAAAAGCCCTTTCTCATATTGAAGAAAGAGTTGTAAAATCCAATGACGCTGCTTCAAAACAAATAAAACTGGCCATAGAAGATAGTTATAAACGATTATTATTTCCCGCACTTTCAAATGAAACGTTGGCCGCAGCAAAGGAAAAAGCAGATGAAACAGCCATCAATGTTTTTACCAATAACCTAAAACAATTATTGCTCGGTTCTCCTTTGGGTGAAAAACGTGTTCTTGCCATTGATCCCGGATTTCGATCTGGTTGTAAAGTGGTTTGTCTCGATGCCCAAGGAGGATTGTTGCACAATGAAACTATTTTTCCGCACCCACCAAAGAGTGACACTATTGGAGCTATGCGAAAAATAAGTTCCCTTGCCGATGCCTATAAAATTGAGGCTATTGCAATCGGGAACGGAACAGCTTCCAGAGAAACGGAACAGTTTATAAAACGAATTCACTTTAAAAATCCACCACAGGTTTTTGTGGTGAGCGAGGCTGGAGCTTCCATTTATTCCGCATCCAAAATTGCACGGGATGAATTTCCAAATTATGACGTTACCGTAAGGGGTGCGGTTTCTATTGGACGCCGATTGCAGGATCCATTGGCAGAATTGGTCAAGATTGATGCAAAATCAATCGGAGTTGGGCAATACCAACACGACGTAGATCAGACAAAACTTCAAAAGTCATTGGATAATACAGTAGAACTCTGCGTGAATTCTGTAGGGACTAACATAAATACCGCCAGTATTCCATTACTGAGCTATGTATCGGGAATCGGACCAAAACTAGCAGAGAATATTGTCAACTATCGAGAAGAAAACGGAGCATTTACTTCACGTTCTGAAATCAAAAAAGTTCCCCGATTGGGCGAAAAGGCTTTTGAGCAAGCCGCTGGATTTCTTAGGATAAGGAATGGAAAAAATCCTTTGGATAATTCTTCCGTACATCCAGAAAGCTATTCGGTAGTTTCAAAAATGGCCAGAGATGAAGGTGTGGAAATGGAAAAATTGATTGGCAACAAGGCACTTCTTCAGAAGATAAAATTAGAGAAATATATTTCTGAAAAAATTGGACTCCCAACTCTAAAAGATATAATTACTGAACTTGAAAAACCAGGTTTGGATGTGCGAGAAGAAGCTAAGGTTTTTACTTTTAATCAGAATGTCAAATCCATAAGAGATTTAAGAGAAGGTCAATTGCTTCCTGGAATTGTAAATAACATCACCAACTTTGGCTGTTTTGTGGATATCGGTATAAAGGAAAGCGGCTTAATTCACGTTTCCAATCTGGCAGATTCATTTGTAAAGGATGTAAATGAACATGTGCATTTGCACCAACAGATTGTAGTAAAAGTTTTGGATGTGGATGTGGATAGAAAACGGATTCAGTTGAAGTTGCATAAGCTCAATGGAGACTAG